A region of Hordeum vulgare subsp. vulgare unplaced genomic scaffold, MorexV3_pseudomolecules_assembly, whole genome shotgun sequence DNA encodes the following proteins:
- the LOC123419995 gene encoding NAD(P)H-quinone oxidoreductase subunit 2 B, chloroplastic-like, protein MIWHVQNENFILDSTRIFMKAFHLLLFNGSFIFPECILIFGLILLLMIDSTSDQKDRPWFYFISSTSLVISITALLFRWREEPIISFSGNFQTNNFNEIFQFLILLCSTLCIPLSVEYIECTEMAITEFLLFVLTATLGGMFLCGANDLITIFVAPECFSLCSYLLSGYTKRDLRSNEATMKYLLMGGASSSILVHGFSWLYGSSGGEIELQEIVNGLINTQMYNSPGISIALISITVGLGFKLSPAPFHQWTPDVYEGVWFVRQIPTSISISEVFGFCKTP, encoded by the coding sequence ATGATCTGGCATGTACAGAATGAAAACTTCATTCTCGATTCTACGAGAATTTTTATGAAAGCGTTTCATTTGCTTCTCTTCAATGGAAGTTTCATTTTCCCAGAATGTATCCTAATTTTTGGCCTAATTCTTCTTCTGATGATCGATTCAACCTCTGATCAAAAAGATAGACCTTGGTTCTATTTCATCTCTTCAACAAGTTTAGTAATAAGCATAACGGCCCTATTGTTCCGATGGAGAGAAGAACCTATAATTAGCTTTTCGGGAAATTTCCAAACGAACAATTTCAACGAAATCTTTCAATTTCTCATTTTATTATGTTCAACTTTATGTATTCCTCTATCCgtagagtacattgaatgtacagaAATGGCTATAACAGAGTTTCTGTTATTCGTATTAACAGCTACTCTAGGGGGAATGTTTTTATGTGGTGCTAACGATTTAATAACTATCTTTGTAGCTCCAGAATGTTTCAGTTTATGTTCCTACCTATTGTCTGGATATACCAAGAGAGATCTACGGTCTAATGAGGCTACTATGAAATATTTACTCATGGGTGGGGCAAGCTCTTCTATTCTGGTTCATGGTTTCTCTTGGCTATATGGTTCATCTGGGGGGGAGATCGAGCTTCAAGAAATTGTGAACGGTCTTATCAATACACAAATGTATAACTCCCCAGGAATTTCAATTGCGCTTATATCCATCACTGTAGGACTTGGGTTCAAGCTTTCCCCAGCCCCTTTTCATCAATGGACTCCTGACGTCTACGAAGGAGTGTGGTTCGTTCGACAAATTCCTACCTCTATATCTATCTCTGAGGTGTTTGGGTTTTGCAAAACTCCATAG
- the LOC123419996 gene encoding 30S ribosomal protein S7, chloroplastic, giving the protein MSRRGTAEKRTAKSDPIFRNRLVNMVVNRIMKDGKKSLAYQILYRAVKKIQQKTETNPLLVLRQAIRRVTPNIGVKTRRNKKGSTRKVPIEIGSKQGRALAIRWLLEASQKRPGRNMAFKLSSELVDAAKGSGGAIRKKEATHRMAEANRALAHFR; this is encoded by the coding sequence ATGTCACGTCGAGGTACTGCAGAAAAAAGAACTGCAAAATCCGATCCAATTTTTCGTAATCGATTAGTTAACATGGTGGTTAACCGTATTATGAAagacggaaaaaaatcattggctTATCAAATTCTCTATCGAGCCGTGAAAAAGATTCAACAAAAGACAGAAACAAATCCACTATTGGTTTTACGTCAAGCAATACGTAGAGTAACTCCCAATATAGGAGTAAAAACAAGACGTAATAAAAAAGGATCGACGCGGAAAGTTCCGATTGAAATAGGATCTAAACAAGGAAGAGCACTTGCCATTCGTTGGTTATTAGAAGCATCCCAAAAGCGTCCGGGTCGAAATATGGCTTTCAAATTAAGTTCCGAATTAGTAGATGCTGCCAAAGGGAGTGGGGGTGCCATACGCAAAAAGGAAGCGACTCATAGAATGGCAGAGGCAAATAGAGCTCTTGCACATTTTCGTTAA